A stretch of the Vigna radiata var. radiata cultivar VC1973A chromosome 7, Vradiata_ver6, whole genome shotgun sequence genome encodes the following:
- the LOC106768443 gene encoding protein SMG7 yields MMLIEMDKMSAPSSRERAQRLYEKNLELENKRRRSAQARVPSDPNAWQQMRENYEAIILEDHAFSELHNIEYALWQLHYKRIEEFRAYFSAASLSSSSANSSQGVKGPARPDRITKIRLQFKTFLSEATGFYHDLITKIRAKYGLPLGYFEDSENRIVMEKDGKKSAEMKKGLVACHRCLIYLGDLARYKGMYGEGDSKNREYTAASSYYLQAASLWPCSGNPHHQLALLASYSGDMLVTIYRYFRSLAVDSPFTTARENLIVAFDKNRQSYSQLSGDAKAHAVKESSGRVTGKGRGKGEAKLATRGTGVDASPKIGASSIQETYIYFCTRFVRLNGILFTRTSLETFPEVLAAVVTDLRELLSSGQDEELNFGTDVPENALGIVRIVCILIFTVYNVNKESEGQSYAEIVQRAVLLQNALAAAFELMGYIIERCTELRDPSSSYLLPGILVFVEWLACYPDLSAGNDVDESQTNLRSEFWNRCVSFLNKLLSVVPMSIDDEEETCFNNMSRYEEGETENRHALWEDFELRGFVPLLPAHTILDFSRKHSIGSDGDKERNARVKRILSAGKALADVVKVDKKVIYFDSKAKKFVIGVEPLTADDFVLPTYSEMRGATELVQEKPADKSEMEIVQSNQHQQMEGDEDDEVIVFKPIVSETRADVVASSWAPNVGLEPALKASGGDLKFHVNSTPNPLMNLGHQTLSVPGSGMVPQHMLPVQLQTSRWLEEEISLANNFKGLGLFENGHAMKPGVQEAIGFSNHVSLPIPNQQSIGAADTNGMFYGISKALDSVLPSKIDAIASSGVVADNLAVKASALPIGSRKAPVSRPTRHLGPPPGFSHVPPKQGVESPVSDSISGNPMMDDYSWLDGYHFRSSTKGLGSNGPLNYPQSNSVQVSNNGFSPNVSFPFPGKQVHSLPLHAEKQNGWQDYQNYDLLKSHHDQQLQPQQLTAGNQQFSPLPEQFQGQSIWTGRYFV; encoded by the exons AACCTTGAATTGGAGAATAAGCGTCGGAGGTCAGCTCAGGCGCGGGTTCCATCGGATCCAAATGCTTGGCAACAGATGCGTGAGAATTATGAAGCAATAATTCTTGAGGATCATGCTTTCTCTGAGCTGCACAATATTGAATATGCACTCTGGCAGTTGCATTATAAGCGGATTGAGGAGTTTAGAGCATACTTCAGTGCtgcttctctttcttcttcaagTGCAAACTCATCTCAGGGAGTGAAAGGCCCTGCACGACCAGACCGGATAACTAAAATAAGGCTACAATTTAAGACTTTCCTTTCAGAAGCAACTGGATTTTACCATGACCTTATTACAAAGATCAGAGCTAAGTATGGTCTTCCTCTTGGTTACTTTGAGGATTCAGAGAATCGGATTGTCATGGAGAAAGATGGAAAGAAATCTGCTGAGATGAAGAAAGGTTTAGTAGCGTGTCATCGTTGTCTGATATACTTGGGTGATCTTGCTCGTTATAAAGGTATGTATGGTGAAGGTGATTCAAAAAACCGGGAGTACACAGCAGCTTCTAGTTACTACTTGCAAGCTGCATCTCTTTGGCCTTGTAGTGGAAACCCCCATCACCAG CTTGCTTTGTTGGCTTCATATTCTGGGGATATGCTGGTGACCATATATCGGTATTTTCGTAGTCTGGCTGTAGATAGTCCCTTCACAACTGCAAGAGAAAACTTGATAGTTGCATTTGACAAG AATCGTCAAAGTTACTCTCAACTTTCTGGTGATGCTAAAGCTCATGCTGTCAAGGAATCTTCTGGGCGGGTAACAGGTAAAGGAAGAGGAAAAGGGGAAGCAAAACTTGCAACAAGGGGTACTGGTGTTGATGCCAGTCCTAAAATAGGAGCATCCAGTATTCAGGAAACTTATATATACTTCTGCACTCGCTTTGTCCGTCTAAATGGGATCTTGTTTACACGCACTAG CCTTGAGACTTTTCCTGAGGTTCTTGCTGCTGTAGTCACTGACCTGCGTGAGCTTCTGTCTTCTGGGCAAGATGAAGAGCTCAATTTTGGGACAGATGTTCCCGAAAATGCACTTGGCATTGTCAGAATTGTATGCATTCTAATATTTACAGTTTATAATGTGAACAAGGAATCCGAAGGTCAAAGTTATGCAGAAATTGTACAGCGTGCTGTTCTGCTTCAGAATGCATTAGCTGCTGCTTTTGAATTGATGGGTTACATAATAGAGAGATGCACAGAGTTGCGTGATCCTTCTTCTAGTTATCTTTTACCAGGCATTTTGGTTTTTGTTGAGTGGTTAGCTTGTTATCCTGATCTTTCTGCTGGCAATGATGTGGACGAAAGTCAGACAAATTTGAGATCAGAATTTTGGAATAGATGTGTATCCTTCTTGAATAAGCTGCTTTCTGTTGTGCCTATGTCTAttgatgatgaagaggaaaCTTGCTTTAATAACATGAGCAGGTATGAGGAAGGGGAAACTGAAAACCGTCATGCTTTGTGGGAGGACTTTGAGCTAAGGGGATTTGTTCCACTTCTTCCTGCACATACCATCTTGGATTTTTCAAGGAAGCATTCTATTGGAAGTGATGGTGACAAGGAAAGAAATGCTCGAGTCAAAAGGATTTTATCTGCAGGGAAGGCTTTAGCGGATGTTGTTAAGGTTGATAAAAAAGTGATATATTTTGATTCAAAGGCAAAGAAATTTGTAATTGGTGTTGAGCCTCTAACTGCAGATGATTTTGTTCTTCCCACCTACTCAGAGATGCGGGGTGCAACAGAGCTAGTGCAAGAAAAACCTGCTGACAAATCAGAGATGGAAATTGTTCAGTCAAACCAGCACCAGCAAATGGAAGgagatgaggatgatgaggTTATTGTTTTTAAACCTATAGTGTCTGAGACGCGGGCTGATGTGGTTGCCTCATCATGGGCACCCAATGTGGGATTGGAACCTGCTCTAAAAGCATCTGGAGGGGATTTAAAATTTCATGTTAATTCTACTCCTAACCCTCTAATGAATCTAGGTCATCAAACTTTATCTGTTCCTGGTAGTGGTATGGTGCCTCAACACATGCTACCAGTTCAGCTACAGACATCTAGGTGGTTAGAGGAGGAAATTTCTCTCGCTAACAATTTTAAAGGTCTTGGGTTATTTGAGAATGGGCATGCAATGAAACCTGGTGTACAAGAAGCTATTGGCTTCTCCAACCATGTTTCACTTCCTATTCCTAACCAACAATCTATAGGTGCTGCTGATACCAATGGCATGTTTTATGGTATCTCGAAAGCTTTGGACTCCGTATTACCATCAAAAATTGATGCTATTGCATCTTCGGGAGTTGTTGCTGATAACTTAGCTGTGAAAGCGTCAGCTTTGCCAATTGGTTCTAGAAAAGCCCCAGTCAGTCGACCAACCAGGCACCTTGGACCTCCTCCTGGTTTCAGTCACGTTCCTCCCAAACAAGGTGTTGAATCCCCTGTTTCAGATTCAATTAGTGGGAATCCAATGATGGATGATTACAGTTGGTTGGATGGATATCATTTTCGTTCATCAACCAAAGGATTAGGATCCAATGGTCCTCTCAACTACCCTCAGTCAAATTCTGTGCAAGTCAGTAATAATGGCTTCAGTCCTAATGTCAGCTTTCCTTTTCCTGGGAAACAAGTTCATTCTCTGCCTCTTCATGCAGAGAAACAAAATGGTTGGCAAGATTATCAGAATTATGATCTTCTAAAATCACATCACGATCAGCAGCTGCAGCCACAGCAGCTCACAGCAGGAAATCAGCAGTTTTCTCCTCTGCCTGAGCAATTTCAAGGACAGTCAATCTGGACAGGTCGTTACTTTGTGTGA